The following are from one region of the Sphaerochaeta sp. genome:
- a CDS encoding cyclase family protein: MDCVYEMHGLRIVDLSKELDPATETRRCKLYRFNTGGPIPDYHTNMDLMSHLGTHCECPYHHNDAWPSVADLPLTTFFGRAIYVTFSDAKPNTYITAKMLDAVCAPKMKDGDIVILDSPYKLTPFTPKTNTAEDKRLLVNGETAQWLKEHHAKCVGFGDGVSIENRNEDVKPFHDILLAENIVFLEVLKHLDRLSTDTFFMSYAPLPIKGLDSCPVRAYAIEGLSEFSA; encoded by the coding sequence ATGGATTGTGTGTATGAAATGCATGGGTTGAGGATCGTTGATCTTTCCAAGGAACTGGATCCCGCAACGGAAACCAGAAGGTGCAAGCTGTACCGTTTCAACACCGGAGGGCCGATCCCTGACTACCACACCAACATGGATTTGATGAGCCATCTTGGGACGCACTGTGAGTGTCCGTACCATCACAATGACGCCTGGCCGTCCGTGGCGGACCTGCCGCTCACCACGTTCTTCGGGAGAGCCATCTACGTGACGTTTTCCGACGCAAAGCCCAATACCTACATCACGGCGAAAATGCTGGATGCGGTGTGCGCCCCGAAGATGAAGGATGGGGACATCGTCATTCTGGATTCCCCATACAAACTCACGCCGTTCACGCCGAAGACCAATACGGCGGAGGACAAGCGGCTGCTGGTCAACGGGGAGACGGCCCAGTGGCTGAAGGAGCATCACGCCAAATGTGTCGGTTTCGGTGATGGCGTGTCCATCGAGAACCGAAATGAGGACGTCAAGCCGTTCCATGACATCCTTTTGGCGGAGAACATCGTGTTCCTGGAAGTGCTGAAGCATTTGGATCGGCTTTCCACCGATACGTTCTTCATGAGTTACGCTCCACTGCCCATCAAAGGGCTGGACTCCTGTCCGGTGCGGGCGTATGCCATCGAGGGATTGTCGGAGTTTTCCGCGTAA
- a CDS encoding 2-dehydropantoate 2-reductase, producing MRIAVLGDGAMGCLFGSLLSVRNHVVLVGVHPEKSELLRREGVRIVQADGEHLYHPDTTTDTSGMSPVDLVILFVKSMHTREALQTNAGLIGPSTLVATFQNGAGHDELILPFVPRTRIIIGTTQDNASVRDVGVVVHGGSGVTVIGLVEGESSILEPIAAEFTACGFPTKVSSEVMRSVWRKLFNNTSISALTAVLQCSMEYLGTASGNVGCRRVIGG from the coding sequence ATGCGTATCGCTGTGCTTGGGGATGGCGCCATGGGATGCCTGTTTGGCAGCCTGTTGTCCGTCAGGAACCACGTGGTGCTTGTTGGCGTACATCCGGAAAAATCCGAACTGCTCCGCCGGGAAGGCGTGCGTATCGTCCAGGCGGATGGAGAGCACCTGTACCATCCTGACACGACGACGGATACCTCCGGAATGTCTCCGGTGGATCTGGTAATTCTGTTCGTCAAATCAATGCATACCCGGGAGGCGCTGCAGACAAACGCCGGTTTGATCGGCCCATCCACATTGGTCGCCACGTTCCAGAACGGAGCCGGTCATGATGAGTTGATTCTCCCGTTCGTCCCCCGGACCCGGATCATCATCGGCACGACGCAGGACAACGCGTCGGTACGGGATGTAGGGGTGGTGGTCCATGGTGGCTCCGGTGTGACGGTCATCGGACTGGTGGAAGGGGAAAGCAGTATCCTGGAGCCCATAGCGGCGGAATTCACCGCCTGCGGATTCCCGACCAAGGTCTCTTCCGAAGTGATGCGCAGCGTCTGGCGCAAGCTGTTCAACAATACCAGCATCAGCGCGTTGACCGCCGTCCTGCAGTGTTCGATGGAATATCTTGGGACAGCATCAGGAAACGTGGGATGCCGTCGTGTCATTGGTGGATGA
- a CDS encoding YhcH/YjgK/YiaL family protein gives MITTRLDRDDSWLPGVLRRVFQYLRTHDFSSMEPGEYPIEGKDLFARVFTLETKDITQCKAEFHDIYLDVQYWVEGEELLGCSERQGNEPIVGGNPKDDLYYCPVADEESRVYTRKGDVVIFFPTDIHRPGGAWNGRSVTCKKVVVKVRSSLLGGA, from the coding sequence ATGATTACCACACGATTGGATCGCGATGACAGTTGGCTTCCTGGCGTGCTTCGCCGGGTGTTCCAATACTTGCGCACCCATGATTTCTCTTCCATGGAGCCAGGGGAGTATCCCATTGAGGGGAAGGATCTGTTCGCAAGGGTGTTCACCCTTGAGACCAAGGACATCACCCAATGCAAAGCGGAGTTCCACGACATCTATCTGGACGTACAGTACTGGGTGGAGGGCGAGGAGCTGTTGGGGTGCTCCGAACGGCAGGGGAACGAGCCGATTGTCGGAGGAAACCCCAAGGATGACCTGTACTATTGTCCTGTGGCCGACGAAGAGTCCCGGGTGTACACCCGCAAGGGTGATGTCGTGATCTTCTTCCCGACGGACATCCATCGTCCCGGTGGGGCTTGGAATGGTCGGAGCGTCACCTGCAAGAAAGTGGTGGTCAAGGTGCGCTCTTCCCTGCTTGGAGGTGCGTGA